The nucleotide window acacacaccatctagatatatcatagtcaaactgctgaatTAACAAAGATTAATagaatatcttttaaaagatgagggggaaatacacattaaaaagagggtagcaaagagaaaaagaatgtctAATTTCTATTCAGTTAAGAACTTTTAGCCAAAGGGTTAAAGTATAAAGAGAATTACTAAAATCAAAACCAACTCTGCTCAATGAATAACAAATCCGAAGAGACTATTCTAATCCATGTATCTAAAGTCTCCAGGTTTGgttttagttgtttgtttgtttttgcattatCAGCTATCTAAGGAAGTAGAGCtgagagttagaaaaaaaaatcatttattctgaatcatgaaaattttaactttgtcagaataatggggtttttttttccccataaatatCTTAAAGATTCTGCAGACAGTTTGTTCTGTAcacttttttaatgaaataaatatcaCAATTAAAGCCAGGAAAAGTGAAAATTGGAGATAAAATTTAAGAGAGAATCCAAAAAACTTATATCTCAAATCCCTATCCATTCAGTACTGCACCAGGAATTTCATCCAATGGAACTGCTGGAACCTATACTATAGAATTGTATTCCCAAGttccagtatttttaattttcatgaaattggcccttcaaaattaaataagtaagaaaataagagaaaacagtTTCCATGCCCCAGAAGAAAAGCCTTCTGTAGCTTCCTTGCCCCTACTCTGAAGTGTCATAAATGAGGGTTTAGTTTCCTGAGAGACTAAAAGATTATAACACAATTTGCATTTCATTCTTATTAGAGATACAGGTAAAAAATAGTATCCCTGATATAAAAATGAGGCATAGGAAATGTGGAGAAAGCAAGTTTCAGGAAATCAAAAATCCCAAGTCCATGTCTTGAGAACCAATTTCTATTTTGGCCTAGAGGACAAAAATGATGCCCATCAGTTATGTAAAGTGACTTTTCAATTTGCACACAGGCAGGTATggttcatacacacacactttaaacCAAGTACACACCTCACTCCACCATGCGAGCACAAAAAGCATCGCAAAGATTGTTAATCGCACAGAACACTTTTATGGTGGTGgcacaaacaaataaatggcatTTAAATGAGTtgcaatattaattttaaaagaagacataaacagTTTTCAATGCACAGGATCAAAATCTGCAGGAATATTATTTTCCTCATGTGTAATCAGTTGTATCTACTATTACTGATTggccaaattttctttttttccttattctgtcaAAAGGACAATGCTTCCTATGAAGATGTTCTGAAACTAGTATTTTATCCTATTGGCACATGGAGATTGTGTCCTTATTTAGTAACCTGAAGTTATGCCTCTTTTATGAGGCATAAAACTCTTCTTCAGCAAAAAGCAACACTAATGAATGTTCATATGAAAACTGGCACCAGAAAACATCCGGTGCCTTCTGTAAATAGCCATTTGAGGGGCTATATAAAAGTCTCAGGAAGGAATGAGACTTTTGAAGGCAGGCAATCAGAGTTTTGCAATTAGTCTTGTCCTTCACTTCTGATAGGATGGCTTCTGACTATTCCTCCACTTGCTGCTCTTCTGAGTCGGGTGTCAGGGCTTCTGATCGTGCACTTGCTTCAACCAGTTCCGTGGAAACCACTTGTCTCCCCAGTGCCTGTGCTACATCCAGATGCCAGGCCCCCAGTCTCCTATGGAGGTCTCGCGTGCCAACTGGGTGCCTCGTGCCGTGCTGCTTTGCTGGGAGTTGTAATGTTCCGTGCTTGGTGGGGAACTGTGCCTGGTGTGAGGATGGCATGTTCAACAGCAACGAGAAGGAGACGATGCAGTTTCTAAATGACAGACTCGCCAAATATCTGGAGAAGGTGCGGGGGCTGGAGGAGATGAATGCAGAGCTGGAATGCAGGATCCGAGAACAGTGTGAAGAGGATGTCCCCTTGGTGTGCCCTGATTATCAGTGTTACTTCGACACCATTGAAGATATCCAGCAAAAGGTCTAGTATCTCATTGCCCGAATGTTTCACCTTCCCAGTCTGTGATGCACTTTATCTTTATACTACAAGAGGCTGCTCTATGGAAAGAAACCAGGTAAAGGTGAGGGACTTCCCAGAGGTAATGTGATGTAGAGGAAAGGGCACTGGACAAAAGGTTAGCAAACATCAGCACTAGCCCCTGTGCTGCCACTAATTAGTAAGTGACCATAATAAACTCATTTACCTCTGAATTTACCTTTATCAGCTAGAGAATGAGGAAAAACAGTGTTATATCTATAATTACTTCTGTATGTAACACGGTACGTGTACATTATTTTTAACATAGATATTGAAATGTCATTTTTTCCAcaagtcactttattttttttaattaatttttattggagtatagttgctttataatgttgtgttagtttctactgtacagcaaaatgaatcagctatacatatatcccctcttttttggatttccttcccatttaggtcaccacagtgcattaagtagagttctctgtgctatacagtatgttctcattagctacctattttatacatagtatcaatagtgtatatgtgtcaataaaagttttttaaatgtcatctttTTAATCATATAATTTTACCTAGTAATTATGTCCTTTTCTTACTGATGAATTTTTATTATCATGGATACGGATATAGTCATAATACAAACTACCTCTGGAGAAAAACCAGAGTTCGATGGCCAAGGAATATTGCAAAATGTCTTAGgtcattaaaaaaactaaacctttttatttctctattttgtttataaattggCACTCCTTTTTTCTTCATGAAGTGACATGGTTAATAAAAGCAGGCTGaaagctattttatattttcttataaagacttttaaaagataaataatggCATAGTTGTTAACCATGTACATATGTGGGTTTCTTTCAAAGAACCATTTATGACATAATAACTTACTTCCCAGATCTTGTGTACAAAGGCAGAGAATTCTAGAGTTGCTGTACAGCTTGACAACTGCAAACTGGCTGCCGATGACTTCAGGTCAAAGTAAGTTtaatttgaatttgaaaataGTTTATGgtgcctctttctctccttctctcacgtacctacacacacacatcacaagtattctctatataatatttttcaaGCTAAGAATGCtcacaaaacttgaatttttcaTGATTTGGGGTGTAGAAGAAATTACGGCATGTGGGTTCCTTGAGGTCATGTGTCACTCATCTGTATGTCCCAGCACTTTGCGCAGTGTCCCGCAGAGTAAGCATCGGCTATATCTCTTTTGCTGTGAAAGGTACGAGTCTGAACTGTCTCTTCACCAGCTGGTAGAGAATGACATCAGTGGCCTGCGTGGGATCCTGTGTGAGCCAACCCTGTGCAAATCCAATCTGGAGGCGCACGCGGATTCTCTGAAGGATGATCTCCTTTGCCTTAAGAAAAACCATGAAGAGGTGAGGAAAATGGCAAAATCACTGAAGGGATCTAAGAGTGACAAAGTTAAACTGGTAGAGCTCATGTTGTGTATATAAATGGAACTTGGGTAGATGTTGCTTAACATGGAATAAAATTACTCTAGGCAGCCTGATCATTCTGGTGTGTCTCTGAATGTAAATATGAAATGACCACTGGACAGTGCCAGATGGAGGAACCAAACCCTTCACCTGCCACTGCTTTTGGGGAGGAGACAACTCCACAAGTGGCTTTCCTGGATGCTTTATGCTGCTCCTAACTCTAATCCAATTCATAAGGTATGAAAATCAGGCTGATAATCACAGAGTATGAAGGCCATTGCAAAAAGGGGATAAAAACTCATGTAATATTTGGACCAATATTTTTTAACGTTCTGcatttataaactttttaaaatcataaaatgtgaagTATACAATTATCCTATATTTATGAAGCTGAAAAATGAAAAGCTGAATGATGTTACAGAGTATATCTTCCCTTTGAACATTTGTTGATGTTAATAACATTGAGAACTTACCATGCACCAAGGACTTTTATAAGCACTTTCTATGTATATTAACCCTTATATATCTCACAATAACTCTCTGGTAAGGGTAAAAtcatacccatttcacagatgaagaagctcAGTGATGAAAGGAGACTCAAGCTAGGCAACCTGAATCTAAATCTCACACTTTACCCGCTACTCCAAAAAACAGAAATGGGATGCCAATTGGGATGTCAAGTtgaatttttttcccacaagTCCGACATTCTTTACGCCATTTCCACCTCAGGAGGTCACCGTGCTTTGTGGACAGCTGGGTGACCAACTCAGTGTGGAGCTAGACACTGCCCCCAGCATGGACCTCAACAGGGTCCTGGATGAGATGCGTCGTCAGTATGAAATTGTGCTCACCAACAACCGCAGAGATGTGGAAGAATGGTTTGCCGTTCAGGTTGGTAGCTGGACAATAAAATGACGGGCATCCGGACTTCTGCCTTATTTGCGTGCTCTAATCATGCTTGTATTTCAGACGGAGGAACTGAATCAGCAGTAGCTGTCCAGCGCAGAGCAGCTGCAGGGCTGCCAGATGGAGATCTTGGAACTGAAACGCACAGCCAATGCTCCGGAACTTGAGTTCCAAGCACAGCAAAGCCTGGTGTGTAAGGGAAAGACAACTCTGTTTTGTCACTGAAGAATCAGGCCTTGAGATACTATCCCCTATTCTATAACCCAAAGGAGAGACCCACAGTTCATGAAGAAGAAGGTctgaatttccttgcctttttcaagTACGCTGTTTACCCAGCTAGAAGCATACGTGATAGGTCAACAGCTTGTACTGTCCCACTAGGATGCCCTGACTTTCCTTTCTGGGCTTGGGCATGATCCTGCAGCACCctccagagacaaagagagagagagagagaatgggcagGAGCAGAATGAGAGAGGTACTTGTGAGCCAAAGGCACTCAATAATTCCAGTGGAttctaacacttttttttttatttcaacatttcttttactccatatatatttgtgctccttgacttttttatttttttaatttttattttatattggagtatagttgattaacaatgttgtgatagtttcaagagtacagctaagtgattcagttatacatatacatatatctattctttttctgattcttttcccatttaggttattacagagtattgagtagagttcccgtgctatacagtaggtccttgttggctatctgttttatatataacagtgtgtacatgtcaatcccaaactcccaacctatccctcccctccactcttccccccagtaaccatagtttgttctctaagtctgtgagtctatttctgttttgtaaataagttcgtttgtatcattttatttttagattccacatataagcaatatcatatgatatttgtctttctctgtctgacttacttcacttagtatgataatctccaggtccatccacatgctgcaaatggcattatttcattctttttaatggcagagtaatattccattgtatatatttaccacttcttctttatccattcctctgtcgatggacgtttaggttgcttccctgtcctggctattgtaaatagtgctgcaatgaacatcggggtgcatgtatccttttgaatcatgtttttctccagatatatgcccacgagtgggattgctggatcatatggtagctctatttttagtttcttaaggaacctccatactgttctccatagtggctgtaccaatttacactcccaccaacagtgcaagagggttcccttttctccacaccctctccagcatttactgtttgtagattttttgatgatggccattctgactggtatgaggtgatatctcattgtagttttgatttgcattgctctaataattagtgatgttgagcatcttttcatgtgcctcttggccatctgtatgtcctctttggagaaaagtctatttaggtcttctgcccatttcttgatagggttgtttgttt belongs to Eubalaena glacialis isolate mEubGla1 chromosome 19, mEubGla1.1.hap2.+ XY, whole genome shotgun sequence and includes:
- the KRT40 gene encoding LOW QUALITY PROTEIN: keratin, type I cytoskeletal 40 (The sequence of the model RefSeq protein was modified relative to this genomic sequence to represent the inferred CDS: substituted 3 bases at 3 genomic stop codons), whose translation is MASDYSSTCCSSESGVRASDRALASTSSVETTCLPSACATSRCQAPSLLWRSRVPTGCLVPCCFAGSCNVPCLVGNCAWCEDGMFNSNEKETMQFLNDRLAKYLEKVRGLEEMNAELECRIREQCEEDVPLVCPDYQCYFDTIEDIQQKILCTKAENSRVAVQLDNCKLAADDFRSKYESELSLHQLVENDISGLRGILCEPTLCKSNLEAHADSLKDDLLCLKKNHEEEVTVLCGQLGDQLSVELDTAPSMDLNRVLDEMRRQYEIVLTNNRRDVEEWFAVQTEELNQQXLSSAEQLQGCQMEILELKRTANAPELEFQAQQSLTESLECTVAETEAQYSSQLAHIQCLIDNVEKQLAEIRCDLERQNQEXEVLLDTKARLECEINTHWGLLESEECRLPCNPCSATSTSNNTCEPCLAYIIXTMENCCT